One segment of Nocardioides sp. QY071 DNA contains the following:
- a CDS encoding polysaccharide deacetylase, whose translation MTGDATLPAGPIAWPAGFRAAANLGFDLDSEDVALTIDAGTRDRLSVMSHQAYGVLTGVPRVLDLLGRFDLRATFFAPGYTVERYPDLLRRIRDAGHEIAHHGFMHEAMAGLSYDEEAAVIDRGLESLDKVLGVRPVGYRAPLWETSYATAEILLDRGFLYDSSLMDSDLPYELAERPGEGARSIVEIPVSWALDDWEQFAFVPEVFGPGVIEDPAKALSMWTGELTEAHRYESCFTLTIHPFLSGRLGRIRALESLLETMAAMPDLWVTTCGEIARHVRGLDLVPRVFPQPEIEDR comes from the coding sequence GTGACGGGCGACGCCACCCTCCCGGCCGGCCCGATCGCCTGGCCAGCCGGCTTCCGCGCCGCCGCCAACCTCGGCTTCGACCTCGACTCCGAGGACGTCGCGCTCACCATCGACGCCGGCACCCGGGACCGGCTCTCGGTGATGAGCCACCAGGCGTACGGCGTCCTGACCGGCGTCCCGCGCGTGCTGGACCTGCTCGGTCGGTTCGACCTGAGGGCCACCTTCTTCGCGCCCGGCTACACCGTCGAGCGCTATCCGGACCTGCTGCGCCGGATCCGCGACGCCGGCCACGAGATCGCCCACCACGGGTTCATGCACGAGGCCATGGCCGGGCTGTCGTACGACGAGGAGGCCGCCGTCATCGACCGGGGGCTCGAGTCGCTGGACAAGGTGCTCGGCGTGCGTCCCGTCGGCTATCGCGCCCCGCTGTGGGAGACGTCGTACGCCACCGCGGAGATCCTCCTCGACCGCGGCTTCCTCTACGACTCCAGCCTCATGGACTCCGACCTGCCCTACGAGCTGGCCGAGCGGCCGGGGGAGGGCGCCCGCTCGATCGTGGAGATCCCGGTCTCGTGGGCGCTCGACGACTGGGAGCAGTTCGCGTTCGTGCCCGAGGTGTTCGGGCCCGGGGTGATCGAGGACCCGGCCAAGGCACTGTCGATGTGGACCGGCGAGCTGACCGAGGCCCACCGCTACGAGTCCTGCTTCACGCTGACCATCCACCCGTTCCTCAGCGGTCGGCTCGGACGGATCCGGGCGTTGGAGTCGCTGCTCGAGACGATGGCCGCGATGCCGGACCTGTGGGTCACCACGTGCGGCGAGATCGCCCGGCACGTGCGCGGCCTGGACCTGGTCCCGCGGGTCTTCCCGCAGCCGGAGATCGAGGACCGCTGA
- a CDS encoding gluconate 2-dehydrogenase subunit 3 family protein, producing the protein MLDPTARDRLATLADVLIPGSGDFPSASGAGVPNDLIDRALGFRPDLVPAFTRALDLADGLDAEAALDLISSTHIAEFEALSTLVSGAYLQSPQVQQALNHRPAPRQANDDIDTYVDLLEVVVDRGFDIHGADLS; encoded by the coding sequence ATGCTCGACCCCACTGCCCGCGACCGCCTGGCCACCCTGGCCGACGTGCTCATCCCCGGCTCGGGTGACTTCCCGTCCGCGTCGGGGGCCGGCGTACCCAACGACCTGATCGACCGCGCCCTCGGGTTCCGCCCCGACCTGGTGCCCGCCTTCACCCGTGCGCTCGACCTCGCCGACGGTCTGGACGCCGAGGCCGCACTGGACCTGATCTCCAGCACGCACATCGCCGAGTTCGAGGCGCTCTCCACGCTGGTCTCCGGTGCCTACCTGCAGAGCCCGCAGGTGCAGCAGGCGCTCAACCACCGCCCGGCGCCGCGCCAGGCCAACGACGACATCGACACCTACGTCGACCTGCTCGAGGTCGTCGTCGACCGCGGCTTCGACATCCACGGGGCGGACCTGTCGTGA
- a CDS encoding PucR family transcriptional regulator, producing the protein MAITVADLLEMQHLRLHLVSGKGGVGRSVSWTHGSDLPEPWRWLTGGELLLTNGMSFPAGGAEQQELIERLDEAGASALAIGEKMYCPPLTDELLATSERLGLSVLSVEYPMPFVAISQAVAAANLLEQSDRLVRTEKIYRTVQRMVATHDGASVLRVPLAQVLGCEVHVCHRESGEPWYPEDPRFDPVLAEALHEITRGTADLRAGALVVPLADGRDLRLIDIPTQQGALMVLVSQGRSPVDAILMQHAVTVLALELSQSVVANEHRRRIGAELLAQLLEGRVEARAAGRQLKGIGVGPAKARLYAVSGDDAGRLRDVHIALWRNGIGHVVTYRAGVLYVLASSATEVQDVLRADLGPQALIGVSAPLGSPDRAPEALREAAWALRAAEGSVGRTFHYGDASPIIGVGGLDDAAALVSRVLGPLLEYERVHDTPLLATLDAFLGHQRSWQRTADALQVHRQTVLYRIRKVEEITGRTTSETADIAELWLALRAQSLIAPAKGPAHHS; encoded by the coding sequence ATGGCGATCACCGTCGCGGACCTGCTCGAGATGCAGCACCTGCGGCTGCACCTGGTCTCGGGCAAGGGCGGCGTGGGTCGCTCGGTCTCGTGGACGCACGGCTCGGACCTGCCCGAGCCGTGGCGCTGGCTGACCGGCGGCGAGCTGCTGCTCACCAACGGGATGTCCTTCCCCGCGGGCGGCGCCGAGCAGCAGGAGCTGATCGAGAGGCTCGACGAGGCCGGCGCCAGCGCGCTCGCGATCGGCGAGAAGATGTACTGCCCACCGCTCACCGACGAGCTGCTCGCCACCAGCGAGCGCCTCGGGCTGAGCGTGCTGTCGGTGGAGTACCCGATGCCGTTCGTCGCGATCTCCCAGGCCGTCGCCGCGGCCAACCTGCTCGAGCAGTCCGACCGGCTGGTGCGCACCGAGAAGATCTACCGGACCGTGCAGCGCATGGTCGCCACCCACGACGGCGCCTCGGTGCTGCGCGTTCCGCTGGCCCAGGTCCTCGGCTGCGAGGTGCACGTGTGCCACCGCGAGTCGGGGGAGCCGTGGTACCCCGAGGACCCGCGGTTCGACCCGGTGCTGGCAGAGGCGCTCCACGAGATCACGCGCGGTACGGCGGACCTGCGGGCGGGCGCGCTCGTCGTGCCCCTCGCCGACGGGCGCGACCTGCGGCTGATCGACATCCCGACCCAGCAGGGCGCGCTGATGGTGCTGGTCTCGCAGGGCCGCAGCCCGGTCGACGCGATCCTCATGCAGCACGCGGTGACGGTGCTCGCCCTGGAGCTGTCCCAGAGCGTGGTCGCCAACGAGCACCGGCGGCGGATCGGCGCCGAGCTGTTGGCCCAGCTGCTCGAGGGCCGGGTCGAGGCGCGCGCCGCCGGCCGCCAGCTCAAGGGGATCGGCGTCGGTCCCGCGAAGGCGCGCCTGTACGCCGTCAGCGGCGACGACGCCGGCCGGCTTCGCGACGTCCACATCGCCCTGTGGCGCAACGGGATCGGCCACGTCGTCACCTACCGCGCCGGGGTCCTCTACGTACTGGCGTCCTCGGCGACCGAGGTGCAGGACGTGCTCCGCGCCGACCTCGGCCCGCAGGCGCTGATCGGCGTGAGCGCGCCGCTGGGCAGCCCCGACCGAGCGCCGGAGGCGCTGCGCGAGGCGGCCTGGGCGCTGCGCGCTGCGGAGGGTTCGGTGGGACGCACCTTCCACTACGGCGACGCCAGCCCGATCATCGGCGTCGGGGGACTCGACGACGCCGCGGCGCTGGTCTCCCGCGTGCTCGGGCCGCTGCTGGAGTACGAGCGGGTGCACGACACCCCGCTGCTCGCCACCCTCGACGCCTTCCTCGGCCACCAGCGCTCCTGGCAGCGCACCGCCGACGCGCTCCAGGTGCACCGGCAGACCGTGCTCTACCGGATCCGCAAGGTCGAGGAGATCACCGGCCGCACCACCAGCGAGACCGCCGACATCGCCGAGCTCTGGCTCGCGCTGCGTGCGCAGTCGCTGATCGCGCCCGCCAAGGGGCCGGCGCACCACTCCTGA
- a CDS encoding GMC family oxidoreductase, whose amino-acid sequence MQGAVEDADVLIVGAGPSGAVAAYELARRGFKVVCLEQGDWNLPDDFTGDKPQWDLARLKQWHPSPNTRGNDADYPVNAENSPLEPLMFNGVGGSSILYSGHWVRALPSDFRVKTLDGVAEDWPFTYEDLRPFYDEVTHHIGASGLEGDPSYPDAHTFPLPPLPIGKAGLRAARGMDKLGWHWWPAPNAIASRAFRNRPACQRYGACESGCPAGAKASADLTYWPDAIAAGAVLLTGARVRSLTTDEKGLVAGAEYVDRDGHWHHQRAGITILAANGLGTPRILLNSATSAHPDGLANSSGLVGKRLMIHPYASVYGVYDEDLESHLGPAGQALQSLEFYETDESRGFVRGGKWNLMPTPGPLNRVLWEPGTDWRDGFGSRFHDRLSGTFGRTLEWGITTEDLPDESNEVVLDTDATDSDGIPAARINYRIGENNQRLLDFHIARAVEAHEAAGAISTEVVPVVRDSGWHLLGSARMGEDRADSVVDQWGRSHDIPNLFVLDGSNFVTSTGVNPTATIMAIALRAARHLADHRHDQVSAS is encoded by the coding sequence GTGCAGGGAGCAGTCGAGGACGCCGACGTCCTGATCGTCGGTGCCGGACCGTCAGGCGCGGTCGCGGCGTACGAGCTGGCCCGGCGCGGGTTCAAGGTCGTCTGCCTCGAGCAGGGCGACTGGAACCTCCCCGACGACTTCACCGGCGACAAGCCGCAGTGGGACCTGGCCCGCCTCAAGCAGTGGCACCCCAGTCCCAACACGCGGGGCAACGACGCCGACTACCCCGTCAACGCCGAGAACAGCCCGCTCGAGCCGCTCATGTTCAACGGCGTCGGCGGCAGCAGCATCCTCTACTCCGGTCACTGGGTCCGCGCCCTCCCGTCGGACTTCCGCGTCAAGACTCTCGACGGTGTCGCGGAGGACTGGCCGTTCACCTACGAGGACCTCCGCCCGTTCTACGACGAGGTCACCCATCACATCGGCGCCTCGGGACTCGAGGGGGACCCGTCGTACCCCGACGCCCACACCTTCCCGCTGCCGCCGCTGCCGATCGGCAAGGCCGGGCTGCGCGCTGCGCGCGGCATGGACAAGCTCGGCTGGCACTGGTGGCCGGCGCCCAACGCGATCGCCTCGCGCGCCTTCCGCAACCGCCCCGCCTGCCAGCGGTACGGCGCCTGCGAGTCCGGCTGCCCCGCCGGCGCCAAGGCCAGCGCGGACCTGACCTACTGGCCCGACGCGATCGCCGCCGGCGCCGTTCTCCTCACCGGCGCCCGGGTGCGCTCGCTGACCACCGACGAGAAGGGCCTGGTCGCCGGCGCCGAGTACGTCGACCGCGACGGCCACTGGCACCACCAACGCGCGGGCATCACGATCCTGGCCGCCAACGGCCTCGGTACGCCGAGGATCCTGCTCAACTCCGCCACGTCCGCCCACCCCGACGGCCTCGCCAACTCCTCCGGCCTGGTCGGCAAGCGGTTGATGATCCACCCCTACGCGTCGGTCTACGGCGTCTACGACGAGGACCTGGAGAGCCACCTCGGACCCGCCGGGCAGGCCCTGCAGTCGCTGGAGTTCTACGAGACCGACGAGTCCCGCGGCTTCGTGCGCGGAGGCAAGTGGAACCTGATGCCGACGCCCGGCCCGCTCAACCGGGTGCTCTGGGAGCCCGGCACCGACTGGCGCGACGGCTTCGGCAGCCGCTTCCACGACAGGCTCAGCGGCACCTTCGGCCGCACCCTCGAGTGGGGGATCACCACCGAGGACCTGCCCGACGAGAGCAACGAGGTCGTGCTCGACACCGACGCCACCGACTCCGACGGGATCCCGGCCGCCCGGATCAACTACCGGATCGGCGAGAACAACCAGCGGCTGCTCGACTTCCACATCGCCCGCGCGGTCGAGGCACACGAGGCGGCCGGTGCGATCAGCACCGAGGTGGTGCCGGTGGTCCGCGACAGCGGCTGGCACCTGCTCGGCAGCGCCCGGATGGGCGAGGACCGAGCCGACTCCGTCGTCGACCAGTGGGGCCGCTCGCACGACATCCCCAACCTCTTCGTCCTCGACGGCAGCAACTTCGTGACGTCCACCGGCGTGAACCCGACCGCCACGATCATGGCGATCGCCCTGCGCGCCGCCCGCCACCTCGCCGACCACCGGCACGACCAGGTCTCCGCCTCCTGA